AAATCAGCTTCGTAGAAGTTCTCCACCTCGTCATCAGCTAACTTGCTTGAGGTATTTTTTATCCAGTATGCTAGATCAGGGTTCGCGAAAACCTCGGAACACGCCTTTCCCGCAATATCTTCCGATTTGAGTGCAAGAGTCTCCTCGAACGTCTCGTTAGTGAAGACAATCCTTCCTTCACTATCAAAGACCGCAACGAAAACTCCTGCCGTGTCGAGAACTGCGTCGGAAAAGTCTTTCTGTTTTGCCAGTTCGAGTTGTGTCTTGTTTTTCTCTTTGAACTCACGGTAAATAAGAAAGTAGAATAGAAGACCGCTGAAAAGGACGAAGGCCCAACCCTTGTAAGTCTGTGCGTGCGTTGAGGTGCTTCTCTCAACGAACATCCAGTCTACAACCATATCCGACAACAGTATCCATAGGATTCCGAACAATATATAT
This sequence is a window from Mesotoga infera. Protein-coding genes within it:
- a CDS encoding PAS domain S-box protein, which codes for MKNPALKVAFLYILFGILWILLSDMVVDWMFVERSTSTHAQTYKGWAFVLFSGLLFYFLIYREFKEKNKTQLELAKQKDFSDAVLDTAGVFVAVFDSEGRIVFTNETFEETLALKSEDIAGKACSEVFANPDLAYWIKNTSSKLADDEVENFYEAD